From Streptomyces sp. GSL17-111, one genomic window encodes:
- a CDS encoding ABC transporter ATP-binding protein, producing the protein MTPADRVLRDALRHQAVRATLIALVTTADAAAVLLLPAALGRTLDLLLAGEPATAALAGAAALLAALFLLDAVETVLTGTTTAHATARLRTRLVGHLLATGPAGAARFSRGDLVTRATALAAQSGTAPGAVAALLASCALPLGGLTALVLIDWRLAGTFLLGVPVLALVLRAFTRRTGDTVERYLRLQGEIAGRFTETLAGARTIAAAGTLRRERERVLAALPGLSREGHRMWRVQGRSNAQAAVLVPLLQTAVVATGGLLLVAGELSVGTLLAATRYAALAAGIGVLTGRLAALVRARRSGARLAEVHAVPAVPYGTTPLPPGPGRLELRGVSAVRGGRTVLDGVDLTVPGGATVAVVGRSGAGKSELARLAGKLAEPDHGEVLLDGVPLTEADPTALRRAVGYAFERPVLLGGTLAGTIGFGPLPPPGPERITEAARAARADTFVRTLPHGYDTPCADVPLSGGEIQRLGLARAFTHRGRLLILDDATSSLDTATERQVTEALLNGDRPGTRLLVAHRAATAARADLVAWLEAGRLRALAPHARLWQDPDYRAVFATGPEPADA; encoded by the coding sequence ATGACACCCGCCGACCGCGTCCTTCGCGACGCCCTGCGCCACCAGGCCGTCCGCGCCACCCTGATCGCGCTCGTCACCACGGCGGACGCCGCCGCCGTCCTGCTGCTGCCCGCCGCCCTCGGCCGCACCCTCGACCTGCTGCTCGCCGGTGAACCGGCGACCGCCGCGCTGGCGGGGGCCGCCGCCCTGCTGGCCGCCCTCTTCCTCCTCGACGCCGTCGAGACCGTGTTGACGGGCACCACCACCGCGCACGCCACCGCCCGCCTGCGCACCCGGCTGGTCGGCCACCTCCTGGCCACCGGACCGGCCGGCGCGGCCCGCTTCAGCCGGGGCGACCTCGTCACCCGCGCCACCGCGCTCGCCGCCCAGAGCGGCACGGCGCCGGGTGCCGTCGCCGCGCTGCTGGCCTCCTGCGCCCTCCCGCTGGGCGGTCTGACCGCCCTCGTCCTCATCGACTGGCGGCTGGCCGGGACGTTCCTGCTCGGCGTGCCCGTCCTCGCGCTCGTCCTGCGCGCGTTCACCCGGCGCACCGGCGACACCGTCGAGCGGTACCTGCGCCTCCAGGGGGAGATCGCCGGTCGCTTCACCGAGACGCTCGCCGGGGCCCGCACCATCGCCGCCGCCGGGACGCTGCGCCGCGAACGCGAGCGGGTGCTCGCCGCGCTGCCCGGGCTGAGCCGCGAGGGGCACCGCATGTGGCGGGTCCAGGGCCGTTCCAACGCCCAGGCGGCGGTGCTCGTGCCGTTGCTCCAGACGGCCGTCGTCGCCACCGGCGGCCTTCTGCTGGTCGCCGGTGAGCTGAGCGTCGGCACGCTCCTGGCCGCCACCCGGTACGCCGCGCTCGCCGCCGGGATCGGCGTGCTCACCGGACGGCTGGCCGCGCTCGTCCGAGCCCGCCGTTCGGGCGCCCGCCTGGCCGAGGTGCACGCCGTGCCCGCCGTGCCCTACGGCACGACGCCGCTGCCGCCGGGGCCGGGCCGGCTGGAGCTGCGCGGCGTCAGCGCGGTCCGCGGGGGGCGCACGGTGCTGGACGGCGTCGACCTCACCGTGCCCGGCGGCGCGACGGTGGCCGTGGTGGGGCGCTCCGGCGCGGGCAAGTCCGAACTCGCCCGACTGGCGGGGAAGCTGGCCGAGCCCGACCACGGCGAGGTGCTCCTCGACGGCGTCCCGCTGACCGAGGCAGACCCCACCGCGCTGCGCCGTGCCGTCGGCTACGCCTTCGAACGTCCCGTCCTCCTCGGCGGGACCCTCGCCGGCACGATCGGCTTCGGTCCGCTGCCGCCCCCCGGCCCCGAGCGGATCACGGAGGCCGCCCGCGCCGCCCGCGCCGACACCTTCGTGCGCACCCTGCCGCACGGCTACGACACGCCCTGCGCCGACGTGCCGCTCTCCGGCGGGGAGATCCAACGCCTCGGGCTGGCCCGGGCGTTCACCCACCGGGGGCGGCTGCTCATCCTGGACGACGCCACCTCCAGCCTGGACACCGCCACCGAACGCCAGGTCACCGAGGCGCTCCTGAACGGGGACCGGCCGGGCACCCGGCTGCTCGTCGCCCACCGTGCCGCCACCGCCGCCCGCGCCGACCTGGTCGCCTGGCTGGAGGCGGGACGACTGCGCGCCCTCGCCCCGCACGCCCGGCTGTGGCAGGACCCCGACTACCGCGCCGTGTTCGCCACCGGACCGGAGCCCGCCGATGCCTGA
- a CDS encoding response regulator transcription factor, whose translation MIRVLLVHDARLLRSGLAELLGKARDITATCTPWRSAERTARSTRTDVCVADVDERNGESRDLTALMRHTSPPGCRLLVLATAGRPGPLRHAFEADALGFVNKDASPDQLLTAIRQVAAGERFVDPSLALGFLQASQLPLTQRELSVLSLAAEGASVAEIAASLHLTNGTIRNYMSAITRKTGARNRVDAICIAQRSGWL comes from the coding sequence GTGATCCGGGTTCTGCTCGTGCACGACGCCCGCCTGCTGAGATCCGGACTCGCCGAACTGCTCGGCAAGGCACGGGACATCACCGCCACCTGCACCCCCTGGCGGAGCGCCGAACGCACCGCTCGCTCCACCCGGACCGACGTCTGCGTGGCCGACGTCGACGAACGCAACGGCGAGAGCCGCGACCTGACGGCCCTGATGCGCCACACCTCCCCACCCGGCTGCCGGCTCCTCGTGCTGGCCACCGCCGGCCGGCCCGGCCCGCTGCGGCACGCCTTCGAGGCCGACGCGCTGGGCTTCGTCAACAAGGACGCCAGCCCCGACCAACTGCTCACCGCGATCCGCCAGGTGGCCGCAGGGGAACGTTTCGTCGACCCCTCGCTCGCCCTGGGATTCCTCCAGGCGAGCCAACTGCCGCTGACCCAGCGGGAGCTGAGTGTCCTGTCGCTGGCCGCCGAGGGAGCGTCGGTGGCGGAGATAGCCGCCTCCCTCCACCTGACCAACGGGACCATACGGAACTACATGTCAGCGATCACCCGGAAGACCGGCGCGCGCAACCGCGTGGACGCCATCTGCATCGCCCAGCGTTCCGGCTGGCTGTGA
- the lanKC gene encoding class III lanthionine synthetase LanKC → MDSRYEAYCLADPHFYETPDRLSTAAGGRDATLAAARRPVPEGWLSARSGDWLELRPEQGEFPAQGWKVHVSATLGNAGTVVERVWDYCVPRGVAFKFVPDLHLLHLRNAKYADRGHSGKAVTVYPVDEEQLRTVLTELDAELSGEPGPYILTDLRWHEGPLYVRYGAFAPRHCLDEHGTLVPALENAEGTLVPDRRDPVFTVPEWVTLPACLQPHLDARNSATVADLPYRIERALHFSNGGGVYAGKDTRTGEEVVLKEGRPHAGLAADGADAVRRLEREKAALERLAGSGVAPGVRDWFTLEGHRFLVMDHLPGQTLNAFFAQRHPLLTENPEPRAVADYTQWALTVHRAVTDAVAAVHARGIVFNDLHMFNIMVAPDEKSISLLDFEAAAPVEDDPRQAVAHPGFLAPADRRGFAIDTYALACLRLALFLPVTTLLAVDRGMAAHLADVVTEQFPDVPRSFLDEAVAEIEGGARSVPPGDGSVRPAPERPAPERAAPGGRLATAARSTDRVDGDRAPGVHPGDWPHSRDSMVRAILASATPERDDRLFPGDVAQFGEGRGLGLAHGAAGVLYALAETGAPRYPQGEEWLLAHTAAPPRRTPLGLYDGLLGVALVLDRLGHRARAAELVERTLAERWQRLGHDLDGGLAGVGLALDHLGTRTDDPALHDHALEAASRAADLLAGASDEDGRIPRAGLLHGGTGPALLFLRLYERTGDTALLDLAGETLRRDLARCVPDRSGALHVDEGARTMPYLGAGSVGIAAVLDDYLTHRPDDSAFQEARGQILPAARSRFYAQPGLFRGRAGMIWHLARTATPQASREDVERQLDALGWYAMSYGGGLAFPGDQMMRLSMDLSTGTAGCLLAVGSARHDEPVRLPFLPPPPRPR, encoded by the coding sequence ATGGACAGCCGGTACGAGGCCTACTGCTTGGCCGACCCGCACTTCTACGAGACCCCCGACCGTCTCTCCACCGCGGCGGGTGGCCGGGACGCGACGCTCGCCGCCGCCCGCCGCCCGGTCCCCGAGGGCTGGCTGTCCGCCCGCAGCGGCGACTGGCTGGAACTGCGCCCGGAACAGGGTGAGTTCCCCGCGCAGGGGTGGAAGGTGCACGTCTCGGCCACGCTGGGGAACGCCGGCACCGTCGTCGAACGCGTCTGGGACTACTGCGTCCCGCGCGGCGTCGCCTTCAAGTTCGTCCCCGACCTGCACCTGCTGCACCTGCGCAACGCCAAGTACGCCGATCGCGGCCACAGCGGCAAGGCGGTGACCGTCTACCCGGTGGACGAGGAGCAGCTGCGGACCGTGCTCACCGAGCTGGACGCGGAGCTCTCCGGGGAGCCGGGCCCCTACATCCTCACCGACCTGCGCTGGCACGAGGGCCCCCTCTACGTGCGGTACGGCGCGTTCGCCCCACGGCACTGCCTGGACGAGCACGGGACGCTGGTCCCCGCGCTGGAGAACGCCGAGGGCACCCTCGTGCCCGACCGCAGGGACCCGGTGTTCACCGTCCCGGAGTGGGTCACTCTCCCCGCCTGCCTCCAACCGCACCTGGACGCCCGCAACTCCGCGACCGTCGCCGACCTGCCCTACCGCATCGAGCGGGCCCTGCACTTCTCCAACGGCGGCGGGGTCTACGCCGGGAAGGACACCCGCACCGGCGAGGAGGTCGTGCTCAAGGAGGGACGCCCGCACGCCGGTCTGGCCGCCGACGGCGCCGACGCCGTGCGCCGGCTGGAGCGCGAGAAGGCGGCCCTGGAGCGGCTCGCGGGCAGCGGCGTGGCCCCCGGCGTACGGGACTGGTTCACCCTGGAGGGCCACCGCTTCCTGGTGATGGACCACCTGCCCGGCCAGACGCTCAACGCCTTCTTCGCCCAGCGTCACCCCCTGCTGACCGAGAACCCCGAGCCCCGCGCCGTCGCCGACTACACCCAGTGGGCCCTGACGGTCCACCGGGCCGTCACCGACGCCGTCGCCGCCGTGCACGCACGCGGCATCGTCTTCAACGACCTGCACATGTTCAACATCATGGTCGCGCCCGACGAGAAGTCCATCTCGCTGCTCGACTTCGAGGCGGCCGCTCCCGTCGAGGACGACCCGCGGCAGGCCGTCGCGCACCCCGGCTTCCTGGCCCCCGCCGACCGCCGCGGCTTCGCGATCGACACCTACGCCCTGGCCTGCCTGCGCCTGGCTCTCTTCCTGCCCGTGACGACGCTGCTGGCCGTGGACCGCGGCATGGCGGCCCACCTGGCGGACGTCGTCACCGAGCAGTTCCCCGACGTGCCCCGGTCGTTCCTGGACGAGGCGGTGGCCGAGATCGAGGGCGGCGCACGGAGCGTCCCCCCGGGGGACGGGTCCGTGCGCCCCGCGCCGGAACGCCCCGCGCCGGAACGCGCCGCGCCGGGCGGGCGCCTCGCGACGGCCGCCCGGTCCACCGACCGGGTGGACGGCGACCGTGCGCCCGGCGTCCACCCCGGCGACTGGCCGCACAGCCGCGACTCCATGGTCCGCGCCATCCTCGCCTCCGCGACGCCCGAGCGCGACGACCGCCTGTTCCCCGGCGACGTCGCCCAGTTCGGGGAGGGCCGGGGGCTCGGTCTCGCCCACGGAGCGGCCGGCGTCCTGTACGCGCTCGCCGAGACCGGCGCGCCGCGCTACCCGCAGGGCGAGGAGTGGCTCCTCGCCCACACCGCGGCGCCACCGCGCCGCACCCCGCTCGGCCTCTACGACGGGCTGCTCGGCGTCGCCCTCGTCCTGGACCGGCTCGGCCACCGCGCCCGTGCCGCCGAACTCGTCGAGCGCACCCTGGCCGAGCGGTGGCAGCGCCTCGGCCACGACCTCGACGGCGGCCTCGCCGGAGTGGGGCTGGCCCTGGACCATCTGGGCACCCGGACGGACGATCCCGCCCTGCACGACCACGCCCTGGAGGCGGCCTCCCGCGCTGCCGACCTGCTGGCCGGCGCGAGCGACGAGGACGGCCGCATCCCGAGAGCGGGACTGCTGCACGGCGGCACCGGACCCGCGCTGCTCTTCCTGCGCCTCTACGAACGCACCGGAGACACCGCCCTGCTCGACCTCGCGGGCGAGACGCTGCGGCGGGACCTCGCGCGCTGCGTCCCCGACCGCAGCGGCGCCCTTCACGTGGACGAAGGCGCCCGCACCATGCCGTACCTCGGCGCGGGCAGCGTCGGCATCGCCGCCGTCCTCGACGACTACCTCACCCACCGGCCCGACGACAGCGCCTTCCAGGAGGCCCGCGGGCAGATCCTGCCCGCCGCCCGCTCCCGCTTCTACGCGCAGCCCGGACTCTTCCGGGGCCGCGCCGGGATGATCTGGCACCTGGCCCGCACCGCCACCCCCCAGGCGTCCCGCGAGGACGTCGAGCGGCAGCTCGACGCGCTCGGCTGGTACGCCATGTCCTACGGCGGCGGGCTCGCCTTCCCCGGCGACCAGATGATGCGCCTGTCCATGGACCTGTCCACCGGCACCGCCGGATGCCTGCTCGCCGTCGGCTCCGCCCGGCACGACGAGCCCGTCCGGCTGCCGTTCCTCCCGCCGCCACCGCGGCCCCGATGA
- a CDS encoding ABC transporter ATP-binding protein, which produces MPEESSQQTTEAPPPRRGLLAAGVRRLLRRPRALLALTGWSVLEAAHTFLLGLAVARALDEGFLRDRPATGLAWLGVGAVGIVAGAFGTGRVHRAVGALTEPLRDLLVERVVGGGLHTAVTRGSATGAAGAGAVSRLTHQVEIARDSFAGLLMAGRAFVFTAAAALAGLAALHPLLLLVVLPPLLCGLAVFAASLRPLARRQRRFLDADEALAAELDATLGGLRDVVACGAQERVRAEVGDRVTDERRAASALARWGATRAVALGLGGRLPVLLLLLLTPWLLDRGVSAGALAGALTYLLQSLAPALESLVHGLGGAGARLAVVLTRLRGGPTDDGPVRHRPPPPRAPGAALELSGVSFSYGRGAAPVLDAVDVTVPRGGHLAVVGPSGIGKSTLARLLAGLLRPTSGHVAAHGPVTLLPQEAYVFTGTVRENLAYLCPEPVPDAVLLRAAEAVGCAELLARLGGPEAVLDPAGLSAGERQSLALARAYASPDPVVVLDEATCHLDPAAEARAELAFRARPGTVVVIAHRISSARRADLVLVLDGTRAVVGRPAEVAAGSALFRDLCGGWDAAVGSQPAGTLGDADGVHAVARAGLPGDR; this is translated from the coding sequence ATGCCTGAAGAGTCCTCCCAGCAGACCACCGAGGCCCCGCCGCCCCGGCGCGGCCTGCTCGCCGCCGGGGTGCGCCGGCTGCTGCGCCGACCCCGGGCCCTGCTGGCCCTGACCGGCTGGTCCGTGCTGGAGGCCGCCCACACCTTCCTGCTCGGGCTGGCCGTCGCCCGGGCCCTGGACGAGGGCTTCCTGCGCGACCGCCCCGCCACCGGCCTGGCCTGGCTCGGGGTGGGCGCCGTGGGCATCGTGGCCGGGGCCTTCGGCACGGGCCGCGTCCACCGGGCCGTCGGCGCCCTCACCGAACCCCTGCGGGACCTGCTCGTCGAACGGGTCGTGGGCGGCGGCCTGCACACCGCCGTGACGCGCGGCAGCGCCACCGGGGCCGCCGGGGCCGGAGCCGTCTCCCGGCTCACCCACCAGGTGGAGATCGCCCGGGACAGCTTCGCCGGGCTCCTCATGGCCGGCCGGGCCTTCGTCTTCACGGCGGCCGCCGCCCTGGCCGGGCTGGCGGCCCTGCACCCGCTGCTGCTCCTCGTCGTCCTGCCGCCGCTGCTGTGCGGGCTCGCCGTGTTCGCGGCGAGCCTGCGCCCCCTGGCCCGCCGGCAGCGCCGGTTCCTGGACGCCGACGAGGCTCTGGCCGCCGAACTGGACGCGACGCTGGGCGGGCTGCGCGACGTCGTCGCCTGCGGGGCCCAGGAGCGGGTGCGCGCCGAGGTGGGCGACCGCGTCACCGACGAGCGGCGCGCCGCGAGTGCGCTGGCCCGCTGGGGGGCGACGCGGGCCGTGGCGCTCGGGCTCGGCGGCCGGCTGCCCGTGCTGCTCCTGCTGCTGCTCACCCCCTGGCTGCTCGACCGGGGGGTCAGCGCGGGCGCGCTCGCGGGCGCCCTGACCTACCTGCTCCAGTCCCTCGCCCCGGCACTGGAGAGCCTGGTGCACGGCCTCGGCGGCGCCGGGGCGCGGCTGGCCGTCGTCCTCACCCGGCTGCGCGGCGGCCCCACCGACGACGGGCCCGTCCGGCACCGCCCGCCTCCGCCCCGGGCTCCGGGCGCCGCCCTGGAACTGAGCGGCGTCTCCTTCTCCTACGGACGGGGCGCGGCCCCCGTGCTCGACGCCGTGGACGTCACGGTGCCGCGCGGAGGACACCTCGCCGTCGTCGGGCCGAGTGGCATCGGCAAGTCGACGCTGGCCCGGCTGCTCGCCGGACTGCTGCGGCCTACCTCCGGGCACGTCGCCGCGCACGGGCCGGTGACGCTCCTCCCGCAGGAGGCGTACGTCTTCACCGGCACCGTGCGCGAGAACCTCGCCTATCTGTGCCCGGAGCCGGTGCCGGACGCGGTGCTGCTCCGCGCGGCGGAGGCGGTGGGCTGCGCGGAGCTGCTGGCGCGGCTCGGCGGCCCGGAGGCCGTGCTGGACCCGGCCGGACTCTCGGCGGGCGAGCGGCAGTCGCTGGCCCTGGCGCGGGCCTACGCGTCACCGGACCCGGTGGTCGTCCTGGACGAGGCGACGTGCCACCTGGACCCGGCCGCCGAGGCGCGGGCGGAGCTGGCGTTCCGCGCCCGGCCGGGCACGGTCGTCGTCATCGCGCACCGGATCTCCTCGGCGCGGCGCGCGGACCTCGTGCTCGTGCTGGACGGGACGCGGGCCGTGGTGGGGCGTCCGGCCGAGGTCGCGGCGGGCTCGGCGCTCTTCCGTGACCTGTGCGGCGGTTGGGACGCCGCCGTGGGGTCACAGCCAGCCGGAACGCTGGGCGATGCAGATGGCGTCCACGCGGTTGCGCGCGCCGGTCTTCCGGGTGATCGCTGA
- a CDS encoding SapB/AmfS family lanthipeptide — MALLDLQKMETPETGGDAGSNVSLLACDKVSSASTILCL; from the coding sequence ATGGCGCTTCTCGACCTGCAGAAGATGGAGACCCCGGAGACCGGCGGCGACGCGGGCAGCAACGTCAGCCTGCTCGCCTGCGACAAGGTCAGCTCCGCCAGCACCATCCTGTGCCTCTGA